In Nicotiana tabacum cultivar K326 chromosome 17, ASM71507v2, whole genome shotgun sequence, one DNA window encodes the following:
- the LOC107781506 gene encoding amino acid transporter AVT3C-like, with product MGFEKDKASSSSHILQIPREDTPLLANTQHLSSPSKTFANVFIAVVGAGVLGLPYSFKKTGWVMGTLMLLSVATLTYYCMMLLVYSRRKLESHFKVAKISSFGDLGYAVCGSIGRCTVDAMIVMSQAGFCISYLIFIANTLAHLFNYSIENSNPKILGLSPKKVYIWSCFPFQLGLNSIPTLTHLAPLSIFADVVDLGAMGVVMVEDVLIFLKYRPVLEAFGGFSVFFYGLGVSVYAFEGVGMVLPLEAEMKDKDKFGKILGLSMAFISLMYGSFGILGYFAFGEETKDIITTNLGRGLLSTLVQIGLCINLFFTFPLMMNPVYEVMERRFYEGRYCFWLRWIVVLVVTLVALMVPNFADFLSLVGSSVCIILGFVLPALFHLIVFKKELGWLGLTLDSALVLMGAVLAVYGTYSSMLQIFGVKA from the coding sequence ATGGGGTTTGAGAAAGACAAGGCAAGTTCATCATCCCATATTCTGCAAATCCCAAGAGAAGATACACCACTTTTAGCAAACACCCAACACCTTTCTTCACCTTCCAAAACTTTTGCTAATGTTTTCATAGCAGTAGTTGGAGCTGGAGTTCTTGGTCTTCCTTACAGTTTCAAGAAAACAGGATGGGTGATGGGTACTCTCATGCTTTTATCAGTAGCCACTCTTACTTACTATTGTATGATGCTTTTAGTCTATTCAAGGAGAAAGCTAGAATCCCATTTCAAAGTTGCCAAGATTTCATCTTTTGGTGATTTGGGATATGCTGTGTGTGGATCTATAGGTAGATGTACAGTAGATGCTATGattgttatgtctcaagctggTTTTTGTATAAGTTACTTGATTTTCATAGCCAATACATTAGCACACTTATTCAATTATTCCATTGAAAATTCAAACCCTAAAATCTTGGGATTGTCACCTAAAAAGGTGTATATTTGGAGTTGTTTCCCATTTCAGCTGGGGTTGAATTCAATCCCTACACTTACTCACTTAGCCCCTTTGAGTATATTTGCTGATGTTGTTGATTTAGGTGCTATGGGGGTAGTTATGGTTGAGGATGTGTTGATTTTTCTAAAATATAGACCTGTTCTTGAAGCATTTGGTGGGTTCAGTGTTTTCTTTTATGGTCTTGGTGTATCTGTTTATGCTTTTGAAGGTGTTGGGATGGTTTTACCTTTAGAAGCAGAGATGAAAGACAAGGACAAATTTGGGAAAATCTTGGGTTTGTCAATGGCTTTCATTTCTTTGATGTATGGTTCTTTTGGAATATTGGGGTACTTTGCCTTTGGGGAAGAGACCAAAGATATAATAACTACAAATCTTGGTAGAGGATTGCTTAGCACCTTAGTACAGATTGGACTTTGCATAAACCTTTTCTTTACTTTTCCACTTATGATGAACCCTGTTTATGAAGTGATGGAAAGGAGATTTTATGAAGGCAGATACTGCTTTTGGCTAAGATGGATTGTGGTTTTGGTAGTCACTTTAGTGGCATTAATGGTGCCAAATTTTGCTGATTTCTTGTCATTAGTTGGGAGCAGTGTGTGCATTATTTTGGGGTTTGTGTTGCCTGCTTTGTTTCACTTAATTGTGTTCAAGAAAGAACTGGGATGGCTTGGTTTGACTTTGGATTCTGCACTTGTTTTAATGGGTGCAGTTTTGGCAGTCTATGGAACTTATTCTTCCATGCTGCAGATCTTTGGAGTCAAAGCTTGA